The Clostridium botulinum BKT015925 genome includes the window GCTTCCTTTAATATCTTCAAAACTAAGTTTTACATCACCTATATTTTTAGGTTGAGCAGATTCGTTTTTTTTAATTTCCGACTTTATAGAAATATCTGCCGTTTTATCTTCATTGTCTTTTAAAACATACTCATTTACTGACTGTATTGGTATTTTTGTAGATGGAGTATTTCTTATTCTCCATTGAGTATTTTGACTAACCCTTTTCTCAGGATAAAACAATGTTATTTTCTCAATTTTAGCAGTTAAAGCATTCTCTGAGAACTCCTTTTTTATAAAATTTTTAACATCTTGTTCTTTACTTTTATCTTTTAGATCCTTTAAAACAGCCATTGTAAGTTCATCTATACCCATTACTTTCTTTACTTTTCCATTTTCCGCTATCTTCACTTTAAAACTTTTGCCTAAAAATGATGAATATATTTGAGATAATTTTTTTAAATCTTCATCTGCATTAGGTATATATTTTTTTAATTTATCTGAAACATTAATATTATTAATAAAATTTATAGAATCAAAAGTTACCTTTATATCCGAATCTTTTATATCATCTACGTTAATGACATTACATAAAAACCCTTCTCTAACTTTTAATTCAACATTTGAATTTTCTCCATTAAAATTACTTGTAATTTTTTGATTTCTATCTATTTCAACCTTGAACGAATCACCCTTTTTATCATTTATTGACAATTTTATCGGAATCTTGATACAACCTGATAAAATTGAACATACGTACAACATAAGTACTAAAATCACCACTTTTTTCTTCAAAAAATTACCTCCTAACATAAATAACTATAATATATTATTCTACTATTTTAAAATTTTATTTTAATTTTTATAAAACATTTAAAATTCCTATTAAATTTTTCTAATTTAAATATTGAAATAATTTATAGTTAGTGTTAATATTATCATATATTTACAATTTATTATGATTATATATTTAATAAACTACTTAATTGGAGATATTTACTGATTATGCGCGATTTAAAATTAAACAATTTTTTTTATATAATTTTTTTTGCCTTTTTTATTATGTTTTCCTATAATACAAAGGCTTTTGCACATGAACACCCACAAAAACGTATACTTATTATTAACTCATATGACAAACTAGTTAAGCGTTCGGAAGATATACTAGACTCAATTATGCCTATTTTAAAGTCTTCTTCTAACTCCTTGGACATTGATATAGAGTATATGAACACAGAATCCTTTAACAGCGATGAATACATTGAAAATCTTTATACATTTTATAATAAAAAATTTATTAATAAACATTTTGATTTAATACTATCTATTGATGATGATGCATTTAACTTTTTAAAAAAATATAGTAAATCTCTTTTTCCTAATACGCCTATAGTTTTCTCAGGTGTTACTAACTTTGATAAAAGTATGTTAAATGATTTACCCATGTTTACAGGTATTACAGAAAATCCAGCTATTAAGGAAACTATTGATGTTGCATTATCACTAGACAACAACATAAAAAATATAATAATACTTTTAGATGATAAAAGAAGTATTTCGGCTCCTCTTAGAAAATCCTTAAATAGTATCATACCTAGTTACAAGGGAAAATTGAATTTTATGTATTTAAATGATACAAGTAAACTAAATAACAAAGATTTCATAAAAAAACATAAAAAAAATAGTATAGTTTTATTATTACGTGGATTTACTACTACTTATAGTAAATCCGTATTTATAGATAATGATACCTTTTTATCCCCCGATGACTTTTCCATACCTATTTTTAGTGTTTGGGAAACTTTATTGGACCATGGAATAATCGGTGGCAAAATGCTTTCTGCTAAAGTTGAAGGAAAAACTCTCGGAAGGTTAGCCCTTGAGATTTTAAAAGGTAAAAAACCTAAAGATATACCAATTCAAAAACAACCTCAATCAGGATATATTTTTGACTATAATATGCTTATAAAATATGATATTCCTATAACTTTAGCACCAAAACATGCATCCTTTATAAATCTTAAATCTAAATCCTATACTATACCTAAAATGTTTATTTGGTTGTTTATTATATTTTTAATAACTTTAATATCCTTTTTAATAATAAGTCTTTTTGAAAAACATCATACCAGAAATGCATTAATTGAAAGCGAAAAAAGACTTAGAATATTAATTAATGCCTTTCCCGACTTGATTTGTCTTAAAGATGGAAATGGACATTGGTTAGAAATCAATGAATCCACTATTAAATTTTTTAATTTAAAAAATGTTCCGTGGAAAAATAAAACTACACAAAATATTATAAATACTTTAACCCACAAAAATATTTATGAAAATCGATTAAAAAAATATGAACATTTTGATAATATAGCTTTAATGCGCAAAACAATAGTTAATTATCAAGATGAATTTTGCTTAGCTAATGGGGAAAAGATAGTTTTAGATATATTTAAGGTACCTATATTTGATTGTAATAACAACTTAACCGGGATGGTTACAATTGGCCACGATTTAACCGCCCATATAAAAGCAGAAGAAAATAGCAAGCTTTTAAACGAAATGTTAGAATATCAAAAGCTCCGCGTTGAATTTTTTGCAAATATATCTCATGAACTAAAAACTCCCCTTAACTTAATATTAAGTGCAGTTCAATATGTTGAACTAGTCAATAATAAAAACTTTGATTTTAATTCAGATAGTTTTTGTAAATACACTAACATTATAAAACAAAACTCATATAGACTTGTTAGAATAGTAAATAATATAATTGATATAACCAAAATCGATTCAGGATATTTTCAAATTCATCCTGAAAATTATAATATTGTAGAATTAGTAGAAGATATTTGTTTATATTGTGCATCTTATATACATTCAAAGGACTTAGATTTTATATTTGATACTGAAACTGAAGAAAAAATTATATCTTGTGATGCACTTATAATGGAACGTATTATATTAAATCTTTTATCTAATGCAATAAAGTTTACACAGCCAGGTGGGCGTATAACTGTAAACATATATGATAAGGATAATGAAATTCAAATTTCAGTAAAAGACACCGGTATTGGCATACCAGAAAATAGACAAGACCTAATATTTGAGAGATTTATTCAAGTGGACAAGTCGCTTTCAAGAAACCACGAAGGCAGTGGTGTTGGATTATCTCTTGTAAAAGCTTTTGTAGATCTACATAATGGTAGTATCGAAGTGAAAAGTAAGGTTGGTCATGGAAGTGAGTTTTTAATTACTCTTCCTGTCTCAAATATAGCTAATAAGGATATTAAAATTTTCTCAGATGTTACACCTTATGAATTTAGAAGTGAAAAAATAAACATAGAATTTTCTGATATATATTAAAAATCGCCAATAATATTATTGGCGATTTTTATTCTTTAAATTTTATTCTCTGTAAAAAAGGTAGTAAATACTTCCCTGTAAGACCTACAAATAATCCTGTTCCTATTGATGCAAGTAAAAGTATAGGAAGATATGAAACAATCATAGCATTTTCTATAATTAGTCCTGCAACTATTATTTGTCCAATATTATGAAACACTGCACCAACTATACTTATTCCTATAATGCTTACTCCTTTTTCCTCAAATTTCTTTAATACATACATCGCAAAGAAACTTAAAATTCCGCCTGCCATACTATATAAAAATGTAGATAAATTCCCCCCTAATAATGTAGATAATAATATTCTTAATATTATTACTAACAAAACCTCATTAAAATTTAATAAATAAAGAGATACTACTGTTATTATATTAGTAAGCCCTAGCCTTGCCCCTGGAGTTACAAAAGGAAGTGGTAACATTCCTTCAAAAATGTGTAATACCAATCCTTCAGCTACAAGAAGCGCTATAAAAGTTAATTTCTTAGTTTTATTCATTAATTCCACCTCATTGAGATATATCATCAACCTCTATATCTCTATTCTCTCCCTTTATGTTAATAATAATTTTATGTGGAAGACACACTAAAACATCCCCAACTTTATATTTAAATCCATCCTTAACACAAACCTTATCTGAACAATTTGCATCTAATATTCTTAATCCACCATTTTGTATTTCTATTATATTTTCCCCTAAATCTGTCTTTATGTCCAAGGTCTCCTTTGGTCTATTTTTATCTAATATTACTTTCTTGTATAATTTCCCTTTTACATTTATTTCAGCATATTTTTCATTATACTTTTTACTTGAATTATATTTTAAAATTCCAACCCCAACTGCTGATACAATTAAACAAACTGCAATGATAATCTTGTCTATTTTTTTCACAAATCAATCCCCTTTCTAAGTAAAAACATATATATATTATACATCGAGAATGTACATAATTTAAAGAACACTTTTTAATGGTACTCATCCATTTATATACATATAAGTTAAATTGACTTTTATATTTTCAAAGAGTAAAATTAAAAAAGTTAACTAAATTTAATTTTATTAGGAGGATTCTATGTTTAAACTAAAGAAAATTTACAGCTGCATCATATTAATGATTTTCTCAGCATTTGTATTTTCAGGTTGCAAAGTAGAACCCATATCAAAAGATGGAATTTTTCTTGGAACTATATGCAAAATAACAGTATTTGATAAAGCTTCTCCAGAAATACTTGATAAAGCATATACACGGGTTAGTAATATAGAAAATGAAATGACAATAAATAAAAAATCAAGTGAAGTTATAAATATAAACTCTGCATCGGGTTCTAAATACATAAACGTGTCTGATGATACCTTTAATGTTATAAAAAAGAGTTTATATTATTCTAATATGTCTCATGGTAAATTCGATATATCTATAGGATCCATTGATAAACTATGGAATATAGGCACAGATAAAGCTCGAATTCCCTCTCAAAATGAAATAAACTCCAAACTACCACTAGTCAATTATAATAATATACTTACTAATGACAAAGACAAGTCTGTTATGCTTAAAAATAAAGGAATGCTTATTGACCTTGGGGCTATTGCTAAAGGATATGCAGCTGATGAAGTAAAAAAACTTCTTAAAAATAACGGAATAAAGAATGCAATAATTAATCTAGGTGGAAACATTATAACCATGGGAAATAAATCTAATGGTGATAACTGGGTAATAGGAGTTCAAGACCCCTTTGATGCTCATGGTAATTACATGGGTAAAGTTAAGCTTTTAGAAAAATCTATAGTTACCTCTGGAATCTATGAGCGTTTCTTTGAGAAAAACGGCAAACGCTATCATCATATTTTAGATACTAAAACAGGTTACCCCGTGGATAACTCCCTAGTTAGCGTATCTATAATAGCTGATAAATCTATAGATGCCGATGGTTTATCTACAACTACCTTTTCTTTAGGACTTAATGAAGGATTAAAGTTAATAGAATCTCTTAAAGGGACAGAAGCTATTTTTGTTACCAAAAATCATGAAGTTTACGTTTCTTCTGGATTAAAAGATAATTTTGAAATAACCAACTCTAACTTTAAGTTAAAACATTACTAAATGCCTTAAATCCCCATGTTGTATACATTATAGTATAAACATGGGGATTTTATGTTGAAATATTTTCCAATATATTGTAAAATTATCTATATTGCTTATAGTATTCCAAATATTTCTATTTAAGAATATTATTGTAGATTTCAATAATTGTTTTTTATTTATAACAACAAAATAAATGGTGGTGAAGTTAATGATAAAAAAAGAAATGCTAGCCATGATTCTTGCAGGTGGACAAGGTACACGACTTAAAATTCTAACTAAAAATAATGCAAAACCTGCTGTACCTTTTGGAGGTAAATATAGAATTATAGATTTTACCTTAAGTAATTGTTCCAACTCTGGAATCGACACCATTGGAGTATTGACACAATATGAACCGCATATACTTAATTCTCATATAGGTATAGGTAGCCCTTGGGATTTGGATAGAAATCGAGGTGGAGTTTCAATTCTTCCACCCCACATGAGAAATGATGGTGGCAACTGGTATATGGGTACCGCTGATGCCATATATCAAAACATAATGTTTATTGATAAATATGACCCTGAATATTTACTAGTACTTTCAGGGGATCACATTTATAAAATGGATTATTCAAAAATGCTAAAATTCCATAAAGAAAAAAATTCGGATGCCACAATAGCCGTTATAGATGTTCCCCTAGAAGAAGCCAGCCGTTTTGGAATAATGAATACTGAAGATGATAATAAAATATATGAATTTGATGAAAAACCAGAGAATCCTAAAAGTAATAAGGCCTCTATGGGAATATATATTTTTAATTGGAAAATTCTCAAAGAATTTTTAATAGAAGATTCGGAGCTTGAAGATTCCGATCATGATTTCGGTAAAAACATAATTCCTAATCTATTAAGTTCAGGATATAATCTTTATGCTTATTCCTTTAATGGTTATTGGAAAGATGTTGGTACCATTGAAAGCTTATGGCAAGCCAATATGGACTTATTAAATCCAGAAAACACATTAGATATATACAACAGAGATTGGAAAATCTATTCTGTAAGTCCAACTAAGCCTCCTCAATATACAGGTCCAAATGCAATAATCCAAAATTCCCTCGTAGTTGAAGGATGTGCCGTTTTCGGTAAGGTTCAAAATTCTGTACTATTCCCTGAAGTTGAAATAGGTAAAAATAGTATAATTGAAGATTCCGTAGTAATGTCTAATGTAAAGATAGGTGAAAATGCAATAATAAGAAAATGTATAATTGGAAGTCATACAATCATAGAAAAAAATAGTGTTATAGGAAATTCAGATGATATAACTGTTATTGGTGATGGAGAAAAAATTAAAACTAACTCCATAATTAAGAATTAGGAGGGGGAATAAATGTTTAAAGATTATATGGGAATAATAAGTCTCAATGAAGACGATAAAGAATTAACCAACTTAACCGCTAGTAGACCTTTAGCTGCCGTTCCAATTGGAGGGAGATATCGATTAATTGATTTTGTTATATCAAACATGGTAAATACAGATATAACAAATGTAGGGATATACACTCAAAGTAACTCAAGATCATTACTTCATCACCTCCAATCAGGTAAGCCTTGGGATTTAGATAGAGCAATAAATGGTCTTTTTTTATTCAACTTTAATTTCACCCATTCAAAAACTAATGATATATATCTATTAAAAGATAATATAGACTATTTATATAGAAGCAAACAAGATAATGTTATATTTTCATCCTCTAATATGATTTGCAATATCGATTACTCAAAAGCTATAAAATTTCACGAATCACAAAAATCCGATATAACAATAATCTATAAAAAAGTTTCCAATGCTGATACAAGCTTTTTAAATTGTAATGTATTAAATCTTGATTCTGACAATGGAGTTATAAGTGTAGGTAAAAATATAGGAATAAAATCTAATTGTAATATATCTATGGACATGTTTATTATGAGCAAGAAAACACTTATAAACTTAATTAATGAATGTATTTCAACTGGTTATTATAAATCCATTAAAGATTGTGTATACTCTAAAAATCTTACCCTTAATATAAAAGGGTATGAATTTAAAGGTTACCTAGAATGCATAAACTCTATGAATTCATATTATAAAGTTAACATGGATATGTTGAACTTTAAAATTAATCAAGAATTATTTTTCGGTCCTCGCTCTATTTATACAAAAGTTACAGATGCACCTCCTACCAAGTATCAAAATGGATCCCATGTATCTAACTCCCTTATAGCTAATGGGTGTATTATAGACGGTACTGTTAAAAACAGTATAATTTCTAGAAGGGTTGTTATCCATAAAGGTGCTAAAATTGATGGATGTATCATCCTCGCTAATTGCGAAATCAAAGAAAATGCCAATCTTACAGGAGTAATAATGGACAAAAATGTGGTCATTGGCGAAAATAAAGAATTTAAAGGTGATGCAAAAGTTCCTGTATTTATTGAAAAAAATCCTTACTCAAGCGCTTCACTAGTAAAATAATCCTAAAAGGAACAGAGGTTTTCTGTTCCTTTTAGGATTATTTACAATATTTTATTTTATGTTACAAAATATTTTAAGACAATACATCAATGAATTGATATAATATAAGGTAATTGAACAATTTAAATCCAATTATAATTTTATAATGCAAGTAGGTGAATATATGAAAAGAAAAACTGGCGTTGTAGTAAAAGTCTTCAAAAATTATGTTTCTATAAAAACTGTTAAGGGCGAATTATTTAATGTTAAAATAAAAGACTATACTCCTAATATAGGTGACATATATTCAGGAACTATAATCAAGAAAAATTCTAAAACCTTAAATAGACTGATAGCACTTGTTATACTTATAGCATTATGTATATTTGGCAGAAATATATATGTTTATTTTTCCCCTAAAGCTTCTATAACTATGAATATTCCCCCTACAATACAAATAAAGGTAAATAACTGGAATAAAGTTGTTTCTGTCTCTGCTACCAGGAAATCAGGTAGAGAATTAATATCAAATATTCAACTGAAGAAATTACCACTTAATGCCGCTCTAACAAAGATAATAGAAACCGCAAAAGAAAAAAATATAATAAATGATGAATACATATCAAATAAAGATAATAGTATTACTGTATATACATCCATTAATAGTGATTCCATGGATTTATCTTCTTTTGAAAAATATCTTAAAGACAGGAAAATAAAATATAAAATAAATTATGATGGAAATGATAAATTAAAGTGAGCAGTTAATTAACTGCTCACTTTAATTTATTATTTATTTAAATTTAGGTATATCAAATACTGGTTTTGCACTTTTACATTGTGTCATGAAATTTCTTATTCTACTAAGTTGCTTATATGCCCATCCAATATCCGTTGCATATTGATGATATGAAACATTTATATTCCATCTCATCTTATAAAGTGTGTTTTGTTTATATTTATCACTATTTATATATCCATTTCCAATAAACTTAGCTCCACCTAATATTGCTTCTTCTGGCTTAAACCATTTCTCAGTATATGCATATTCAGAACCACATTTTACAGGATTTTTATCAACAGCACCTACTCCAAACATATTATAAGTTTTTCTAGGAGTTACACTTTTTCCTTTAACAGCACTAACTAAGACTCCAGTTGCAAGTACAGATTTTCCATTTCCTGTTTCAAGTAATGCATGTGATACTAAATAAATAGGGTTTATATTATTTATCTTAGCAGCCTTTAAAAAAGTTTCACCTTTATTTTCTAATATCCCTTTCCCTTTTAATAAATTATTTAAATCATTTGTAGTAACACCATCCATATAATTCAAATTTAAAAATTGGTATTTTCCTAAATCATCAAGAAAATTATTTGGATTCATATAATATTCAACTAATGCCTTACTTGATTGAATCCAACTAATTCCTTCACTGTATACAGGTTGTCCATTTTTTATTTGATTATTTATAGACTCCGCCAATGTCTTATTATAACTTGTGTATATTAAAGTTTCATTTTCTTTTTTATCACTGATTATATTTGTATTAACAACCTTAAAGTAAATGCTACTATAATTATCATAATCAGTATTATTATCTAAACTTATTCCTTGTCTATTAGAAGCTTTTACATAAACCATTAATTTATATCTTCCAGATTCAAGTCCATCTTTTTTTGTAATTATGTACGGAACTCTAGGATTTATCGAGTTACTATATCCCTTGGTAATTTCTATATATGGAACTTTTGAATACCTGTCATTACTTGAATTATCATATACTTCATCTGGATATTTAAAAAGAAAAGCTCTATATTGAACTGACTCCTTAAAATTAGAAGTTACTTTAAAACTTACATTATTCTTTTCCATCAAGGGTTTTTGAACTATTTCTAATTGATTAATATTGGGCAAAGATTTATAATCGCTAAAATCTACTAGTTCTTTAGCTATATTAAAATTCATTTTTGTATATTTAGAAAGATTTTTTCCACCTTTGCTTCTAATTCCTGTTCCTAATTCTAAAGAATAATTTCTACTAGGTATATATCCACCAACTGGAGGATATATTATTATAGTTTTTGAATCTTTTCCTATTGAGGTTGTAGTTTTAATTACTTTTCCATTTGGATCTTTAACTATTATATTATTATTAATAGTCCTCTCATCTAAATTTTGAGTTAATTTTACTACCCACGGTTTATTAACTTTTATACTGTTTTTTTCAGGAAACTCATTAATGTTTGTGGCTGCTAAGGCCCCTTTAGGTATGCTTAACATTAAAACTAATGATATTATTAGTTTTAATGTCCTTAACCTTTTACCCACTTCATTACCCCCTTATTAATTATTATTCATGGACATATTATCGTCTGTATCTCTTTGTTTTTAATGCACCGGGAATATTTACACATATATACATTATCACACATTTACCATATTTTGTATATAATAAAAAATCATACCTTTCGTTTTCGGGTATGATTTTTACATAATATATTCTATTTAATTAACTTTAATAAATTAATTAAAGATTCCTTGGCTTTTTCTCTTGGCCTTACTTCTATAATATAAATAACATCACTGTTTTTCATATTATTAAAATGGTAATTAAAATCTACTTTTCCTTTTCCTATTATTTGATGATCACTTAATCCATTATTATCATGTACATGACAAGTCCTTATTTTATCAATATTTTTTAAAAAGAACTGAACTTCATTATACTTATTTTCATATGAATGTCCTATATCCCATGTTAAAAATAAATTTTCTTCTTCCTTTAATAATTTATCTAAAGTTTCTTGTACTAATTTTTCAGGAAAACGCCCTGAATTTTCAATACAAAGTTGTATTTTACCTTTTGAGTAACTTATTAATTCCTGTAAATTATCTTTTAATACCTTTTTATATTCTAAATAATAAATTTCATCTAAATAAATTTTCTTATCCGTTAATGTAAAACAAACTGAGGGTCCTATATGCATAGTAATTCTACTTGCCTCTAAATCATAACCAAAATCTATCACTTCTTTTAATCTATTTATACCAGCTTTTCTAACACCCTCTTGCAGTTGTAATAAAGATATATCCTCTGGTGCATGAAAAGTAAGTTCTATATTTTTATCATTGCTATACTCTTTTATTTTTTCTCTTTCTTTCCTATTAAATCTTTCTGGGAAAAATATAGGCATATTTATATTAAGTTCAACAGCTGAAAATCCATTTTTATAAGCATAATCTATGGTATCAAAAATATCCTTTTCTCCTGCTGATGCAGCATATCCGATTTTCATATTAATCACCCCAATAAAAACTCATGAATTAGATATAACTACATAACATCTAATTCATGATTATATTATCTATTTCATTATAATCTAGTTGATTTTACTTCAATAATATTTTCTATTTCTTTAAATTTATTAAGAGATTCTTTTGCCACTTCGCTATCTACATTTAGTATCATAAGAGCAATTTCACCTTTAGCTTTTCTTCCAACTTGCATTGTAGCAACATTTATATTTTCCATTCCAATTATTGTACCAACCTGTCCTATAACCCCTGGTACATCCTTGTTTTGTACAAATAGCATATGAGTACTTGGCTTAACATCAACCTCATATCCCTGAATTTCAACAAGTTTTCCCTCATGATTACTTGATAATGATCCAGCAAATGTGTATTGTTCCATATTATTATTTGTTATTTTTATTGTAATAAAATTTGAATAATTCTTATATTGTCCTTCTATTTTTTGTTGTCTTATGCTAATACCATTTTGTTCTGCTACTATTCTTGCATTAATATAATTAACCCTATCATTACTTATAGGCTCAAGTAATCCCTTTAAAAATGCTCTTTCCATAGAATCTACATCAAACTTTGCAATTTCTCCCCAATAAGTTATATCTACATACTTTACAGACTCATTATTTAATTGATAATATAACTTCCCTAATTTTTCTATAAGTTCAATATATGGCTTAAGCTCCTTAAGTTCTCCCATGCTAATCCCCGGCAAGTTAACAGCATTAGGAACAATTTCTCCCTTTATACCATTAATAACTTGCTTAGCTATTGTTAATCCTACATTCTCTTGCGCTTCTATTGTAGTTGCTCCAATATGAGGAGTAACAGTTACATTAGGAAATTCGTATAATGGACTTTCAAATCTCGGTTCCTTATCATGTACATCAAGACCAACACTTTTAATTTTTCCATTTTTTAATCCATTATATAAAGCTTCTTCATCCATGAGTTTTCCTCTAGCAGCATTTACAAGTCTAACCCCATTTTTCATAAGTGCTACTTCTCGTTCCCCAATAATACCTATAGTTTCCTTAGTTCTTGGCGTATGAATACTTATAATATCTGCTTCCTTTAGTAATTCATTTAAACTTTCTTTTTTCTCTACTCCATATCTCTTAAATCTTTCATCAGATATATAAGGATCATATGCTATTAATTGCATACCAAAGGCTTTCATTCTTGTAGCTACTAATGCTCCAATTCTTCCAAGTCCTATAATTCCTAAAGTTTTATTATATAATTCATTCCCCATGAATAAATCTCTTTCCCACTTACCTGCTTTTAAATATGAATCCGCATAAGTAAAATTTCTTGAACCAGCTAAAATGTGAGCTATTGCAATTTCACAAGCTGATATTGTATTACTGTCTGGAGTATTTGCAACTATAATGCCCCTTTTAGTTGCTTCCTCTATATTAATATTATCAACACCATTTCCTGCTCTACCCACGATTTTAAGATTAGGCGCCTTTTCCATAAGCTCTTTATCAACCTTATTATCACTTCTTATTATTAATCCATCATAAGCATGAATTTTTTCTAATAATTCATCTCTTCCTATTCCTATAGCTAAATCTACATCCATCTCCTTTTGTAAAAGCTTAACCCCAGCTTCATCAATTCTTTCAGCAATTAATACTTTCCCTCTATTCATTTATATAACCCCCAATTTATTAACTAACTAAATTCACTCTTATTAATTTTCTAATTATAAACACTTCTTTAAGGCATCTAAACTTTTATATATCATTTCTTGATTTATGCACCCCATATGCCCAAATCTTATAATTTTACCCTTTAAATCGCCTTGTCCACCAGCAATTATAATATTATATTCTTTTTCAAGTTTTTCTTTAATTTTTAATGCTATATTATCTTTATCAAATTTTATTGCTGTAACTGTATTCGATAAATAATCTTTATCGGTATATATACTAAGCCCCATTTTTTCTACTTCATCTCTAAATTTATTGGCCAACTTATTATGTCTTTTAAAAATATTATAAAGTCCCTCTTCCTCCATCATCTTAAGAGCCTCGTTTGTTGCAGTTATAAGTGATACAGCTGGAGTATATGGATTTTGTGGTGTTGGCTTTTCTAAAAATTCTTTGGCTCTTTTAAAATCAAGATAAAATTTAGGTATATCTGAATTTTTATTAGCCTCCCATGCCTTATCACTTACCCCTGCAAAAAATAGTCCAGGTGGAGACATTAATGCCTTTTGAGATGCTGTAATTAAAACATCGATATTCCATTGATCCATCTTTACTTCTATTCCACCTACTGAACTAACTCCATCCACTATAAATAATTGTTTTTTCCCTTTCATAAATTGGCCGATTTTTTCAATATTGTTTGTTACTGCTGTTGATGTTTCATTATGAGTTACAATAAGTCCCTTATGCTCATCTGTAAGTTTATTTTTTATTTCTTCAAGTTTTACCCCAGTTCCTAATGGAACCTTAATGATATCTACCTCAATTCCAAATATCTTAGCTATTGTTATAAACCTATCTCCAAAAACCCCACAAGATACTGCAAGTATTTTATCTCCCTTTGAAAACATATTTATAATAGCGGCTTCAAGCCCCCCAGTACCTGATGCAGGAAATGTTAACACGGAATTTTTTGTTTGAAATATATATT containing:
- a CDS encoding DUF6263 family protein produces the protein MKKKVVILVLMLYVCSILSGCIKIPIKLSINDKKGDSFKVEIDRNQKITSNFNGENSNVELKVREGFLCNVINVDDIKDSDIKVTFDSINFINNINVSDKLKKYIPNADEDLKKLSQIYSSFLGKSFKVKIAENGKVKKVMGIDELTMAVLKDLKDKSKEQDVKNFIKKEFSENALTAKIEKITLFYPEKRVSQNTQWRIRNTPSTKIPIQSVNEYVLKDNEDKTADISIKSEIKKNESAQPKNIGDVKLSFEDIKGSGSGNISVNLDKGIIKNTDIQSKYKGNIKIVSMDPNTGTQMIPITVEDKINVHVLNQ
- a CDS encoding ABC transporter substrate binding protein, with the translated sequence MRDLKLNNFFYIIFFAFFIMFSYNTKAFAHEHPQKRILIINSYDKLVKRSEDILDSIMPILKSSSNSLDIDIEYMNTESFNSDEYIENLYTFYNKKFINKHFDLILSIDDDAFNFLKKYSKSLFPNTPIVFSGVTNFDKSMLNDLPMFTGITENPAIKETIDVALSLDNNIKNIIILLDDKRSISAPLRKSLNSIIPSYKGKLNFMYLNDTSKLNNKDFIKKHKKNSIVLLLRGFTTTYSKSVFIDNDTFLSPDDFSIPIFSVWETLLDHGIIGGKMLSAKVEGKTLGRLALEILKGKKPKDIPIQKQPQSGYIFDYNMLIKYDIPITLAPKHASFINLKSKSYTIPKMFIWLFIIFLITLISFLIISLFEKHHTRNALIESEKRLRILINAFPDLICLKDGNGHWLEINESTIKFFNLKNVPWKNKTTQNIINTLTHKNIYENRLKKYEHFDNIALMRKTIVNYQDEFCLANGEKIVLDIFKVPIFDCNNNLTGMVTIGHDLTAHIKAEENSKLLNEMLEYQKLRVEFFANISHELKTPLNLILSAVQYVELVNNKNFDFNSDSFCKYTNIIKQNSYRLVRIVNNIIDITKIDSGYFQIHPENYNIVELVEDICLYCASYIHSKDLDFIFDTETEEKIISCDALIMERIILNLLSNAIKFTQPGGRITVNIYDKDNEIQISVKDTGIGIPENRQDLIFERFIQVDKSLSRNHEGSGVGLSLVKAFVDLHNGSIEVKSKVGHGSEFLITLPVSNIANKDIKIFSDVTPYEFRSEKINIEFSDIY
- a CDS encoding Gx transporter family protein encodes the protein MNKTKKLTFIALLVAEGLVLHIFEGMLPLPFVTPGARLGLTNIITVVSLYLLNFNEVLLVIILRILLSTLLGGNLSTFLYSMAGGILSFFAMYVLKKFEEKGVSIIGISIVGAVFHNIGQIIVAGLIIENAMIVSYLPILLLASIGTGLFVGLTGKYLLPFLQRIKFKE
- a CDS encoding NusG domain II-containing protein, whose translation is MKKIDKIIIAVCLIVSAVGVGILKYNSSKKYNEKYAEINVKGKLYKKVILDKNRPKETLDIKTDLGENIIEIQNGGLRILDANCSDKVCVKDGFKYKVGDVLVCLPHKIIINIKGENRDIEVDDISQ
- a CDS encoding FAD:protein FMN transferase, whose product is MFKLKKIYSCIILMIFSAFVFSGCKVEPISKDGIFLGTICKITVFDKASPEILDKAYTRVSNIENEMTINKKSSEVININSASGSKYINVSDDTFNVIKKSLYYSNMSHGKFDISIGSIDKLWNIGTDKARIPSQNEINSKLPLVNYNNILTNDKDKSVMLKNKGMLIDLGAIAKGYAADEVKKLLKNNGIKNAIINLGGNIITMGNKSNGDNWVIGVQDPFDAHGNYMGKVKLLEKSIVTSGIYERFFEKNGKRYHHILDTKTGYPVDNSLVSVSIIADKSIDADGLSTTTFSLGLNEGLKLIESLKGTEAIFVTKNHEVYVSSGLKDNFEITNSNFKLKHY